In one Antennarius striatus isolate MH-2024 chromosome 15, ASM4005453v1, whole genome shotgun sequence genomic region, the following are encoded:
- the ier5l gene encoding immediate early response gene 5-like protein, which produces MECALDAQNLISLSLMKIHNSRTQRGGIKLHKNLLVSYVLRNARQVYIKEKYAEIYRMQQYEEALTVCGHIQPLPPRDPEAGDEAQETRAASLSCSARLLRDAAPTSALCRTDTSLEDVPKAPGPCYYRSCCMETPPAAHWDQSPANSNAHCNKTTVLDLDTHVVTTVENGLLHQDCCCDPPQGQPPQVHPPPAKKRKVEPGCGSSDPEELSDFTASRKRAKREDCAPLPDHPDSSNISALISIFGSGFSGLLSRQADLDQICSKQVLASLGAWSRAIVAF; this is translated from the coding sequence ATGGAATGCGCTTTGGACGCGCAGAACCTCATCTCCCTCTCACTAATGAAGATCCACAACTCCAGGACGCAGAGGGGGGGCATCAAACTGCACAAGAACCTGCTGGTCTCCTACGTGCTGAGGAACGCCCGGCAGGTCTACATCAAGGAGAAGTACGCGGAGATCTACCGGATGCAGCAGTACGAGGAGGCGCTGACGGTCTGCGGCCACATCCAGCCGCTCCCCCCGCGGGACCCGGAGGCGGGGGACGAGGCGCAGGAGACGCGGGCGGCGAGCCTGAGCTGCTCCGCCCGCCTCCTCCGGGACGCGGCGCCGACATCCGCGCTCTGCCGGACGGACACCTCCCTGGAAGACGTCCCCAAGGCACCGGGGCCCTGCTACTACCGGAGCTGCTGCATGGAGACCCCCCCCGCGGCACACTGGGACCAGTCCCCCGCAAACAGCAACGCGCACTGCAACAAGACCACCGTGTTGGACCTGGACACCCATGTGGTCACCACGGTGGAGAACGGGCTCCTCCACCAGGACTGCTGCTGCGACCCTCCCCAGGGCCAGCCGCCCCAGGTCCACCCGCCCCCGGCCAAGAAGCGCAAGGTAGAGCCGGGATGTGGTTCATCTGACCCGGAGGAACTGTCGGATTTTACCGCATCTCGCAAAAGGGCGAAGCGGGAAGACTGTGCCCCCCTCCCGGATCACCCCGACAGCTCCAACATCTCCGCCCTGATCTCGATCTTCGGGTCCGGGTTCTCGGGGCTCCTGAGCCGACAGGCGGACCTGGACCAGATCTGTAGCAAACAGGTCCTGGCTAGTCTGGGGGCTTGGAGCCGGGCCATTGTGGCATTTTGA